The Sphingomonas sp. HF-S4 sequence GGCGTGGTGGCTTGATGTCGATATACCAGTCGATCCGCTTTGCCGGCGTGCAATGACCCGGCGCGTCCTCGTCACCGGGGCAACCGGTCAGCTCGGCACCGAACTGGTGCGTGCCGCTTGGCCAAGTGGCTGGCAGGCGGTGGCCCTCTCGCGAGATGCGCTCGATCTGGCTGATCCTGCGGCCATAGCGGCGAAGGTGGCCAGCGAGCCATGGGCGGCAGTCGTCAACGCGGCTGCCTATACGGCGGTCGACAAGGCGGAAAGCGATGCCGTCGCGGCATGGCGCATCAACGCGTTGGCGCCGGCAGCATTTGGTGCAGCCTGCGCCGCGGCTGACATCCCGCTTGTTCAGCTCTCGACAGATTATGTTTTTGCCGGCGACAAAATGGGGGCATGGGAGGTCGGCGATCCGGTTGCACCGCTCGGTGTGTATGGCGCCTCGAAGCTGGGCGGCGAATTGGCAGTACGCACGAGCGGCGCTCGCCATGCGATCGTTCGTACAGCCTGGGTGGTTTCGCCGCATGGCAGCAACTTTGTAAAAACGATGCTGCGAGCGGCTGCCGAACGATCCTCTCTGCGGATAGTCGGCGATCAGATCGGCAGCCCTACCGCCGCCTCGGACCTTGCAAGGGCGTTGATCGGGATCGTGCAAAGGCTCGTGCAGGATGCGGCGGCGCCAACGGGTACCTTTCATTTCAGCAATGCCGGCGCGGTCAGTTGGGCCGGGTTTGCCTCAGAGATTTTCCGCCAATCTGGTCTACGCGGCGGCCCCGTTGCGCAGGTCGAAGTGATTGGTACCGCCGATTACCCCACGCCCGCGCGACGCCCCGCGAACTCGCTGCTGGACCACACGGCGATCACCGCCGCATACGGAATCACGCCTCGGCAATGGCCACAAGCGTTAGCGGACATTCTGGACGAACTGATCGGAACTGTAAAATGAAGGGCATCATTCTTGCTGGTGGTTCCGGAACCCGGCTGCATCCGGCAACACTTGCGGTCAATAAGCAGCTGTTGCCCGTATATGATAAGCCGATGATTTATTATCCGCTATCGGTATTGATGCTGGCTGGAATCCGAGACATACTGATCATATCCAGTCCCGAATACATTGATAATTATCGCCGTCTGTTTAATAATGGTAGCGATTTAGGACTGAACATCGCCTATGGAGAGCAACCTCGCCCGGAAGGTCTCGCACAAGCCTTCACGATCGGCGAGAGCTTCATCGGGGGTGACAATGTCGCCCTCGTGCTGGGTGACAATATTTTCTTCGGCGCGCACCTAACCGATCTGCTGGCGAACGCGGTAGCACGTCCCAGCGGCGCCACGGTGTTCAGCTATCACGTCGAAGATCCCGAGCGCTACGGTGTCGTCGAGTTGGGCCAAGGCGGCCGCGCCCTGTCGATCGAAGAGAAACCGGCGCGGCCCAAATCGAACCTGGCGGTGACTGGTTTGTATTTCTACGACAATCGTGTCGTGGAATATGCGCGAAATCTTATGCCCTCGGCGCGAGGTGAGTTGGAGATCACCGACATCAACCGGCTCTACCTTGAAGCAGGGGATTTATACGTCGAACAGATGGGCCGCGGCTACGCGTGGCTAGACACCGGCACGCATGAAAGCTTGCTTGAAGCCGGCGAATTCGTCCGGACGATCCAGCACCGGCAAGGCGTACAAATCGCTTGCCTCGAAGAGATCGCTTTCCATCAGGGCTTCATCTCTGTGGATCAAGCGCGGCAGGCGGGTCAACGGTTTAGCAAGACAGCTTACGGACGGGCGATTCTGAAGGCACTTGATTAAGCGGGCCCGTCCTCTTCCGGCACGCTGCGGCACTAGAGGTCGAGGTGTAATCAAGCGGTGCTCAACGTGTTGGTTTGCGGGCGCGTTTCACCTCACATGTCCCCGTACCCCGAGTGTAATAACGCCGGATCAGGTGACTAACCGAACGCGGCGCGGTACTACCTCCCTCGTCACTTCCCCGCACTCTCGCTTCGAGTTCTTACGCTCCGTCGGAGAGGTAGCCGCGGGCAAGCGATTATTGGCAGCGGCCGCTCAGCGTCTCGAGTTGATACGTCCGGCCAT is a genomic window containing:
- the rfbD gene encoding dTDP-4-dehydrorhamnose reductase, translated to MTRRVLVTGATGQLGTELVRAAWPSGWQAVALSRDALDLADPAAIAAKVASEPWAAVVNAAAYTAVDKAESDAVAAWRINALAPAAFGAACAAADIPLVQLSTDYVFAGDKMGAWEVGDPVAPLGVYGASKLGGELAVRTSGARHAIVRTAWVVSPHGSNFVKTMLRAAAERSSLRIVGDQIGSPTAASDLARALIGIVQRLVQDAAAPTGTFHFSNAGAVSWAGFASEIFRQSGLRGGPVAQVEVIGTADYPTPARRPANSLLDHTAITAAYGITPRQWPQALADILDELIGTVK
- the rfbA gene encoding glucose-1-phosphate thymidylyltransferase RfbA; protein product: MKGIILAGGSGTRLHPATLAVNKQLLPVYDKPMIYYPLSVLMLAGIRDILIISSPEYIDNYRRLFNNGSDLGLNIAYGEQPRPEGLAQAFTIGESFIGGDNVALVLGDNIFFGAHLTDLLANAVARPSGATVFSYHVEDPERYGVVELGQGGRALSIEEKPARPKSNLAVTGLYFYDNRVVEYARNLMPSARGELEITDINRLYLEAGDLYVEQMGRGYAWLDTGTHESLLEAGEFVRTIQHRQGVQIACLEEIAFHQGFISVDQARQAGQRFSKTAYGRAILKALD